A single window of Streptomyces xanthii DNA harbors:
- a CDS encoding MFS transporter, whose amino-acid sequence MRRNTSILLLSVGHACVDIYQGAVASLIPFFVAERAYTYAVASGLVLAASLLSSVAQPVFGMLTDRWAMPWLLPAGTLLGGAGIALSGVTGSYALTLVFVAVSGIGVAAYHPESARLARLASRGSHRAMSWFSLGGNIGFALAPVMVSVVIGHGSLRWTPFLALPALAGAALAAPVLRLTARRQAGAPPSAPAPDRPDDVRSFLKLSLAVVSRSVVFIGLSTFVALYTRQRMHGSSGAGTAALFLLFAGGAVGSLLGGSLAHRHDRVRVCRWSYLLTVAAVAGLLYVPGPALYVFVALTSAGLYVPFSLQVTLGQDYLPSRVGTAGGVTLGLTVSIGGLISPLLGRLADTLTLQTALTPLIAMPALSWLFFRTLPEPAPPGAPAPDGPSPRGPARGLGARKTEDLPPVVASERGVVQWTDGGGVRGTEGIPHSAPTGTRAGHE is encoded by the coding sequence GTGCGAAGGAACACCTCGATCCTGCTGCTCTCCGTGGGCCACGCCTGCGTCGACATCTACCAGGGCGCCGTGGCGTCCCTCATCCCGTTCTTCGTGGCCGAACGCGCCTACACGTACGCCGTCGCCTCCGGTCTCGTCCTCGCCGCGTCGCTCCTGTCGTCCGTGGCCCAGCCCGTGTTCGGCATGCTCACCGACCGGTGGGCGATGCCCTGGCTGCTGCCGGCCGGCACGCTCCTCGGCGGCGCCGGGATCGCGCTCAGCGGCGTGACCGGCTCGTACGCGCTCACGCTCGTCTTCGTCGCGGTCTCCGGGATCGGCGTCGCCGCCTACCACCCCGAATCCGCCCGACTGGCCCGGCTGGCGAGCCGGGGCAGCCACCGCGCCATGAGCTGGTTCTCCCTGGGCGGCAACATCGGCTTCGCCCTGGCCCCCGTCATGGTGTCCGTCGTCATCGGTCACGGCTCACTGCGCTGGACCCCGTTCCTGGCCCTGCCCGCGCTCGCCGGCGCGGCCCTCGCCGCCCCCGTGCTGCGTCTGACGGCCCGGCGTCAGGCCGGCGCGCCCCCGTCCGCTCCGGCACCGGACCGCCCGGACGACGTGCGGTCCTTCCTGAAACTCTCGCTGGCCGTCGTCTCCCGCTCGGTCGTCTTCATCGGCCTGAGCACCTTCGTCGCCCTGTACACACGGCAGCGCATGCACGGCAGTTCGGGCGCGGGCACCGCCGCGCTGTTCCTCCTGTTCGCGGGCGGCGCCGTCGGCTCGCTCCTGGGCGGCTCCCTGGCCCACCGCCACGACCGTGTCCGCGTCTGCCGCTGGTCCTACCTGCTCACCGTGGCCGCCGTGGCCGGACTGCTCTACGTGCCGGGCCCCGCCCTGTACGTCTTCGTGGCCCTGACCTCGGCCGGGCTCTACGTCCCCTTCTCGCTCCAGGTCACCCTGGGCCAGGACTACCTGCCCTCCCGCGTCGGCACGGCCGGCGGCGTCACGCTCGGACTCACCGTCAGCATCGGCGGCCTGATCAGTCCGCTGCTCGGCCGCCTCGCCGACACCCTCACCTTGCAGACCGCCCTGACCCCGCTCATCGCCATGCCCGCCCTGAGCTGGCTCTTCTTCCGCACCCTGCCCGAGCCCGCGCCCCCGGGAGCGCCCGCTCCTGACGGTCCGTCGCCCCGCGGCCCCGCACGCGGTCTCGGTGCGAGGAAAACGGAAGATCTCCCTCCTGTTGTGGCGTCCGAGAGGGGTGTGGTGCAGTGGACGGACGGCGGGGGAGTGCGGGGCACGGAGGGGATTCCGCACTCCGCCCCCACCGGCACGCGCGCGGGACACGAGTGA
- a CDS encoding GNAT family N-acetyltransferase, translating to MSDLHAVPYLVHGPRVAIRTLHLADHTELAALARESAVTMRRWLGVGERTEAEFAAYIEQIAQPSREGYAICRSDTGAIVGTVNINNIVRGGLQCGTLGYTAYASTTGRGYMTEGLRLVVRYAFEHLDLHRLEANIQPDNEASLNLVRRLGFRREGFSPAFQRINGEWRDHERWALTRD from the coding sequence ATGTCTGATCTCCACGCCGTCCCCTACCTCGTCCACGGCCCTCGGGTGGCCATACGCACTCTTCACCTCGCGGACCACACCGAGTTGGCGGCGCTGGCCCGGGAGAGCGCCGTGACGATGCGCCGCTGGCTGGGCGTGGGCGAGCGCACGGAGGCCGAGTTCGCCGCGTACATCGAGCAGATCGCGCAGCCCTCCCGTGAGGGGTACGCGATCTGCCGGAGCGACACCGGCGCGATCGTCGGCACCGTCAACATCAACAACATCGTCCGGGGCGGCCTGCAGTGCGGGACGCTCGGCTACACCGCGTACGCGTCGACCACGGGCCGCGGCTACATGACGGAGGGGCTGCGGCTCGTCGTCCGGTACGCGTTCGAGCACCTGGATCTGCACCGCCTGGAGGCCAACATCCAGCCGGACAACGAGGCTTCCCTCAATCTGGTGCGGCGGCTGGGGTTCCGCCGCGAGGGGTTCTCGCCCGCTTTCCAGCGGATCAACGGTGAGTGGCGCGACCACGAACGCTGGGCGCTGACGCGGGACTAG
- a CDS encoding GNAT family N-acetyltransferase, giving the protein MHELADAIESVEQLTVGWRALVLDRDPEADVRDLPGIAVRWADCRFAFWNCLTLTEAGLGTGLMRRRLAEAAGIMRSKRHPGFLWVFDDLLQDDARAELDSAAAQTGLEHAFPGTGMAGSFLPVPDPVHPDLTFVRVSSEEQLRAFADINSRAYGFPLEDGRDGLAGSRLWHEDVYAYLGLRDGEPVTCAASVETAGRLFVVLVATEPAWERRGYGEAVTRKALHEGARRTGLTRATLHATVAGAPMYPRIGFEPNSPMRFYALKS; this is encoded by the coding sequence ATGCACGAGCTCGCGGACGCGATCGAATCGGTGGAGCAGTTGACGGTGGGCTGGCGCGCCCTGGTCCTCGACCGGGACCCGGAGGCGGACGTGCGCGATCTGCCGGGGATCGCCGTGCGCTGGGCCGACTGCCGGTTCGCGTTCTGGAACTGTCTGACGTTGACCGAGGCGGGCCTCGGCACCGGCCTGATGCGGCGGCGGCTCGCGGAGGCGGCCGGCATCATGCGGTCGAAGCGGCACCCGGGCTTCCTGTGGGTCTTCGACGACCTCCTCCAGGACGACGCCCGGGCCGAACTCGACTCGGCGGCCGCGCAGACGGGCCTGGAGCACGCCTTCCCGGGCACGGGCATGGCCGGCAGCTTCCTTCCGGTGCCCGATCCGGTCCACCCGGACCTGACCTTCGTACGGGTGTCGTCCGAGGAGCAGTTGCGGGCGTTCGCGGACATCAACTCGCGGGCGTACGGCTTCCCGTTGGAGGACGGCCGGGACGGGCTCGCGGGGTCCCGGCTGTGGCACGAGGACGTGTACGCGTATCTGGGGCTCCGGGACGGTGAGCCGGTGACGTGTGCCGCGTCCGTCGAGACGGCGGGCCGGCTGTTCGTCGTCCTCGTCGCCACGGAACCGGCCTGGGAGCGCCGCGGTTACGGCGAGGCCGTCACCCGCAAGGCGCTGCACGAGGGCGCGCGGCGCACGGGCCTGACGCGGGCGACGCTGCACGCGACCGTGGCGGGAGCCCCGATGTACCCCCGCATCGGCTTCGAGCCGAACTCGCCGATGCGCTTCTACGCGCTCAAGAGCTGA
- a CDS encoding amino acid permease has product MRTEKAGLSRGLNSRHIRFIALGSAIGTGLFYGSSASIETGGPAVLLAYLIGGAAVFLVLRSLGEMAVANPSAGSFGEYASRHLGPLAGFLTGWTYAFEMVIVAVADVTAIGVYMGFWFPDVPRWIWVLAAVLIVGALNLVSVKVFGELEFWLSLVKIVAIVSMIIVGIVVIAFSLGTGHVHVGIDNLWNNGGFFAGGIDGWVLSFAIVMFAFGGTEIIGVTAGEAESPEKTIPSAVNSIPLRIILFYVLTLAVIMSITPWQQISDSGSPFVQIFAGVGLKSAAAVLNVVVLTAALSAINSDIFAAGRTMFGLAERGQGPAVMRRTTPNGVPWVTTLVMIGALLFGVVMNAVVPGEIFLIIASIATFATVFVWVMIMLTHVKARRAMSPEETAALKFPAPFWPYGQIITLVFMTAVLVLLGFEEDTRVALEVGVVWLALLTVVFFLAVRRKAGTDPQSVPSTDEDAGAVNTVKEERAEVSG; this is encoded by the coding sequence TTGCGTACCGAAAAAGCCGGCCTGAGCCGCGGGCTCAACTCACGGCACATCCGCTTCATCGCCCTCGGCTCGGCGATCGGCACCGGCCTGTTCTACGGATCCTCGGCGTCGATCGAGACCGGTGGGCCCGCAGTCCTGCTCGCCTACCTGATCGGCGGCGCGGCCGTCTTCCTCGTGCTCAGGTCGCTCGGCGAGATGGCGGTGGCCAACCCCAGCGCCGGTTCCTTCGGTGAGTACGCGAGCCGTCACCTCGGCCCGCTCGCCGGCTTCCTCACCGGCTGGACGTACGCCTTCGAGATGGTCATCGTGGCGGTGGCCGACGTGACCGCCATCGGTGTGTACATGGGCTTCTGGTTCCCCGACGTGCCCCGCTGGATCTGGGTGCTGGCCGCCGTCCTCATCGTCGGCGCGCTGAACCTCGTCAGCGTCAAGGTCTTCGGCGAGCTGGAGTTCTGGCTCTCCCTCGTGAAGATCGTGGCCATCGTCTCCATGATCATCGTCGGCATCGTGGTCATCGCCTTCAGCCTCGGCACCGGCCACGTCCACGTCGGCATCGACAACCTCTGGAACAACGGCGGATTCTTCGCCGGCGGCATCGACGGCTGGGTCCTCTCCTTCGCCATCGTCATGTTCGCGTTCGGCGGCACGGAGATCATCGGTGTCACGGCCGGCGAGGCCGAGTCCCCGGAGAAGACCATCCCGAGCGCGGTGAACTCCATCCCGCTGCGCATCATCCTGTTCTACGTCCTGACCCTCGCCGTGATCATGTCGATCACCCCGTGGCAGCAGATCAGCGACTCCGGCAGCCCGTTCGTGCAGATCTTCGCCGGTGTGGGCCTCAAGTCCGCGGCCGCGGTCCTGAACGTCGTGGTGCTCACCGCCGCGCTCTCCGCCATCAACAGCGACATCTTCGCCGCGGGCCGCACCATGTTCGGCCTCGCCGAGCGCGGCCAGGGTCCCGCCGTCATGCGCCGCACGACCCCCAACGGCGTGCCGTGGGTGACCACCCTCGTCATGATCGGCGCCCTGCTCTTCGGCGTCGTGATGAACGCGGTCGTCCCCGGCGAGATCTTCCTGATCATCGCCTCCATCGCGACGTTCGCGACGGTCTTCGTCTGGGTCATGATCATGCTCACCCACGTCAAGGCCCGCCGCGCGATGTCTCCGGAGGAGACCGCCGCGCTGAAGTTCCCGGCCCCGTTCTGGCCCTACGGCCAGATCATCACCCTGGTCTTCATGACCGCGGTGCTGGTGCTCCTCGGATTCGAGGAGGACACCCGCGTGGCGCTCGAGGTCGGCGTGGTCTGGCTGGCCCTGCTCACCGTGGTCTTCTTCCTGGCCGTCCGCCGCAAGGCCGGTACCGACCCGCAGTCGGTGCCGTCCACGGACGAGGACGCCGGCGCCGTGAACACGGTGAAGGAGGAGCGGGCCGAGGTCTCCGGCTGA
- a CDS encoding AraC family transcriptional regulator, translating to MQNIRHEGAARAPAAVRHTSVAPTSTRWLASGGEIDAHRHDDHQIVYAGHGTIAVTTDAGSWVTPATRAIWIPAGTVHRHQAHGELELHLVGLPAAQNPLALTEPTVLDVSPLLRELIVAYTRDPEDDSARRARLRAVLLDELRVAPERPLHLPAPAAPLLCAVYAVLRADPGDARSLEELGRQVGASARTLSRLLRADLGLTFPQWRTQIRLHHALVLLADGLSVTAVAHRCGWSSASTFIAVFRRTFGHTPGSRQGS from the coding sequence ATGCAGAACATCCGCCACGAAGGCGCCGCGCGGGCGCCGGCCGCCGTCCGGCACACGAGCGTCGCGCCCACCAGCACACGGTGGCTGGCGTCCGGCGGGGAGATCGACGCCCATCGCCACGACGACCACCAGATCGTCTACGCGGGGCACGGCACCATCGCGGTGACGACGGACGCCGGTTCATGGGTGACACCCGCGACCCGCGCCATCTGGATCCCGGCCGGGACGGTGCACCGGCACCAGGCGCACGGCGAACTCGAACTGCACCTCGTGGGGCTGCCCGCCGCGCAGAACCCGCTCGCGCTGACGGAGCCGACGGTGCTCGACGTCAGTCCGCTGCTGCGGGAGCTGATCGTGGCGTACACGCGTGATCCCGAGGACGACAGCGCGCGGCGGGCGCGCCTGCGGGCCGTCCTGCTCGACGAGTTGAGGGTCGCGCCCGAACGGCCGCTGCATCTGCCCGCACCGGCCGCTCCCCTGCTGTGCGCGGTGTACGCCGTCCTGCGCGCGGACCCCGGTGACGCGCGGTCCCTGGAGGAGCTGGGACGGCAGGTCGGGGCGAGCGCGCGGACGCTCTCGCGGCTGCTCCGTGCCGATCTCGGGCTGACCTTCCCTCAGTGGCGCACCCAGATCCGGCTGCACCACGCGCTGGTGCTGCTCGCGGACGGCCTGTCCGTCACGGCGGTCGCGCACCGGTGCGGATGGTCGTCGGCGAGCACGTTCATCGCCGTGTTCCGCCGGACGTTCGGGCACACGCCCGGGTCGCGCCAGGGCTCCTGA
- a CDS encoding IclR family transcriptional regulator, whose product MNERNERKSPPRTSSSASPAVGRALDILVYLAGRPGLVQAATLARDLDVPRSSAYHILTVLADRGFVTYVPSEQAYGLGVASFEVGSAYLRHEPLERLARPILRTVASRLGQTVHLGILHGAETVYLLKERPPARAGDIDIALVTDVGVRLPAHLTANGRAILAHTSEAQLRALFSRPGDLTTRTGRGPRSLPELTGELARERERGWSQEVELVSQGFCSMGVAAFDHNERPVAAISTTWRRHHGRHDTEEVREALAQGAARLTAAVSGHTPTTAAGPVTRTEPTQ is encoded by the coding sequence ATGAATGAGCGGAATGAGCGCAAGTCACCGCCCCGCACATCCTCCAGTGCCTCCCCCGCCGTGGGACGGGCCCTCGACATTCTGGTATACCTTGCCGGTCGCCCCGGCCTGGTGCAGGCGGCGACCCTCGCTCGTGACCTGGATGTTCCGCGCTCGTCGGCGTACCACATCCTGACCGTCCTCGCGGACCGCGGCTTCGTCACCTACGTGCCGTCGGAGCAGGCCTACGGGCTCGGGGTCGCGTCCTTCGAGGTCGGCTCGGCCTATCTGCGTCACGAACCGCTGGAGCGTCTCGCCCGGCCGATCCTGCGCACGGTCGCGAGCCGGCTCGGCCAGACCGTGCACCTCGGGATCCTGCACGGAGCGGAGACGGTCTACCTGCTCAAGGAGCGTCCGCCGGCCCGCGCCGGGGACATCGACATCGCACTTGTGACGGATGTGGGCGTGCGCCTGCCGGCCCATCTGACGGCCAACGGGCGGGCCATCCTCGCCCACACCTCGGAGGCACAGCTGCGGGCGCTCTTCTCCCGCCCCGGCGACCTGACCACCCGGACCGGCCGGGGCCCGCGTTCCCTGCCGGAGCTGACCGGTGAGCTGGCCCGGGAGCGGGAGCGCGGCTGGTCCCAGGAGGTCGAGCTGGTGTCGCAGGGCTTCTGCTCGATGGGGGTGGCGGCCTTCGACCACAACGAGCGGCCGGTCGCCGCGATCAGCACGACCTGGCGCCGCCATCACGGCCGGCACGACACGGAGGAAGTGCGGGAGGCACTCGCGCAGGGCGCGGCGCGGCTGACGGCCGCGGTCTCGGGGCACACGCCGACGACGGCCGCGGGCCCGGTGACGAGGACCGAACCGACGCAGTGA
- a CDS encoding MDR/zinc-dependent alcohol dehydrogenase-like family protein — MPTPHGRLLPLGAAPDPVRVDAGRVLFGTRAVRGHLTGAPVENEDDLAFSVAAGVRPRIEGFPLSEAPKEYTHMPAGRARFRAVLDATG; from the coding sequence GTGCCGACGCCGCACGGGCGGCTCTTGCCGCTCGGCGCCGCGCCGGACCCGGTGCGGGTGGACGCCGGGCGAGTGCTGTTCGGCACCCGCGCCGTGCGGGGACACCTGACGGGGGCGCCGGTCGAGAACGAGGACGACCTGGCATTCAGCGTGGCGGCCGGGGTCAGGCCGCGGATCGAGGGGTTCCCGCTGTCCGAGGCGCCGAAGGAGTACACGCACATGCCGGCGGGCCGGGCCCGCTTCCGCGCGGTGCTCGACGCGACCGGCTGA
- a CDS encoding dienelactone hydrolase family protein → MTDTTDRRELRDPLDDFEQRVVGVDGVEKTVYVTGAGPAVVLMPEMPGISPDVARFARWLREAGFSVYLPSLFGVDGAYPLAEARETVVRRACVSAEFRAFAGGGTSPVTGWLRGLARQAHAERGGPGVGAIGLCFTGNFALTMALEPVVVAPVVNHPSLPLDDPDGLELSAEDATAVAERVGRDRLKVLAYRFENDSWCTGQRFAAYRALLGDAFDGRVLDDADANPAPPPFFRDVVGCAHSVVTAHLVDEEGHPTRRARDEIIAFLGERLGVPSAAGGA, encoded by the coding sequence ATGACTGACACCACCGACAGACGAGAACTGCGCGACCCCCTGGACGACTTCGAGCAGCGGGTCGTCGGCGTGGACGGCGTGGAGAAGACCGTGTACGTGACCGGGGCGGGCCCGGCCGTCGTGCTGATGCCGGAGATGCCGGGCATCAGTCCCGACGTGGCGCGCTTCGCCCGATGGCTGAGGGAGGCCGGCTTCTCGGTGTATCTGCCGTCACTGTTCGGGGTCGACGGCGCGTATCCGCTGGCGGAGGCCAGGGAGACGGTCGTGCGGCGGGCGTGCGTCAGTGCCGAGTTCCGGGCGTTCGCCGGGGGCGGGACCAGCCCGGTGACCGGCTGGCTGCGGGGACTGGCGCGGCAGGCGCACGCCGAGCGGGGCGGGCCCGGGGTCGGCGCGATCGGCCTGTGCTTCACCGGGAACTTCGCGCTGACCATGGCGCTGGAACCCGTGGTGGTCGCGCCGGTCGTCAACCATCCCTCGCTGCCGCTCGACGACCCGGACGGCCTGGAGCTGAGCGCCGAGGACGCCACGGCGGTGGCCGAACGGGTCGGGCGGGACCGCCTGAAGGTGCTCGCCTACCGCTTCGAGAACGACTCCTGGTGCACCGGTCAGCGGTTCGCCGCGTACCGCGCGCTCCTCGGTGACGCGTTCGACGGGCGGGTGCTCGACGACGCGGACGCGAATCCCGCCCCTCCGCCGTTCTTCCGGGACGTCGTCGGCTGCGCGCACAGCGTCGTCACCGCTCACCTCGTCGACGAGGAGGGGCATCCCACGCGGCGGGCCCGGGACGAGATCATCGCCTTCCTCGGCGAGCGGCTCGGGGTGCCGTCGGCGGCCGGCGGGGCGTAG
- a CDS encoding YciI family protein, with translation MEFFVYHRDRVGSLALRQALLEDHWSYMDGFAAELIARGPVFEADGESLRGSVHIAELPDPAAAWAFACEEPGYQAGAYRDVMVRRWRNELGRTMWDFAGGLTGEDRYLVLGLGPEAGARYAVPAEREELLAFGPLLSDDGETWLGTAALVRAPDAEAARGVLGAGPWAQVEVHPWECGGRR, from the coding sequence ATGGAGTTCTTCGTTTATCACCGGGACCGGGTCGGCTCGCTCGCGCTGCGTCAGGCGCTGCTGGAGGACCACTGGTCGTACATGGACGGGTTCGCGGCCGAACTGATCGCGCGCGGCCCGGTCTTCGAGGCGGACGGCGAGTCGCTCAGGGGCAGCGTGCACATCGCCGAGCTGCCGGACCCGGCCGCGGCCTGGGCCTTCGCCTGCGAGGAGCCCGGCTATCAGGCCGGGGCGTACCGGGACGTGATGGTGCGCCGGTGGCGCAACGAGCTGGGGCGCACGATGTGGGACTTCGCGGGCGGGCTCACCGGCGAGGACCGGTATCTGGTCCTCGGCCTCGGCCCGGAGGCGGGCGCCCGGTACGCGGTGCCGGCCGAACGGGAGGAACTGCTGGCGTTCGGCCCGCTCCTGTCCGACGACGGGGAGACGTGGTTGGGGACGGCCGCACTGGTGCGGGCCCCGGACGCGGAGGCGGCGCGGGGTGTACTGGGCGCGGGTCCCTGGGCGCAGGTCGAGGTGCATCCGTGGGAGTGCGGCGGTCGCCGCTGA
- a CDS encoding histidine phosphatase family protein — MGELIVIRHGQTEWSLSGQHAGRTDVPLTEAGEAAARSLAPRLAGRRLTAVFSSPLSRALRTAELAGLTDAKPDPDLLEWDYGGYEGLTAEQIRASRPDWDLWRDGVVPGDAGHPGERLDEVAARTDAVLDRIRPLLSEGDVAVVAHGHLARVLTVRWLGLDPSASRLLGHPHPGTLSFLSSEDGQPCIAGWNVP, encoded by the coding sequence ATGGGTGAACTCATAGTGATCCGGCACGGCCAGACCGAGTGGAGCCTGTCGGGTCAGCACGCCGGCCGGACCGACGTACCCCTGACGGAGGCGGGCGAGGCGGCGGCCAGGTCGCTGGCGCCGAGGCTGGCGGGCCGGCGTCTCACGGCCGTGTTCAGCAGCCCGTTGAGCCGCGCTCTGCGCACGGCCGAACTGGCCGGCCTGACGGACGCGAAGCCCGACCCGGACCTGCTGGAGTGGGACTACGGCGGTTACGAGGGCCTGACCGCCGAGCAGATCAGGGCGTCGCGGCCGGACTGGGACCTGTGGCGGGACGGAGTCGTCCCCGGTGACGCCGGACATCCCGGCGAGCGGCTCGACGAGGTCGCCGCGCGGACGGACGCGGTGCTCGACCGAATCCGCCCGCTGCTGAGCGAGGGCGATGTCGCGGTCGTCGCGCACGGCCATCTCGCGCGCGTGCTCACTGTGCGCTGGCTCGGCCTCGACCCGTCCGCGAGCCGACTCCTCGGCCACCCGCACCCGGGCACCCTCAGCTTCCTGTCCTCGGAGGACGGCCAGCCGTGCATCGCCGGGTGGAACGTGCCGTAA
- a CDS encoding SDR family NAD(P)-dependent oxidoreductase, with translation MQIDLSGRTALVTGSTQGIGAAIATGLARAGATVGINGRSGDRVEEAIGRLRGDAPGAEFVPVTADVTTEEGARRAAEALPRVDILVNNLGIFDSADPLEITDDEWRRYFEVNVLAAVRLVRQYLPGMSGRGWGRIQNIASDSAVVIPAEMIHYGMSKTALLAVTRGFAKQAAGTGVTVNSVIAGPTHTGGVEDFVYGLVDRDLAWDEAQRVFMREYRPQSLIQRLIEPEEIANMVVYLASDQASATTGGALRVDGGYVDSILP, from the coding sequence ATGCAGATCGACCTGTCGGGACGTACCGCGCTGGTCACCGGTTCGACCCAGGGCATCGGTGCCGCGATCGCCACCGGGCTGGCCCGGGCCGGTGCCACCGTAGGGATCAACGGGCGGTCCGGGGACCGGGTCGAGGAGGCGATCGGGCGGCTCCGCGGGGACGCGCCGGGAGCGGAGTTCGTGCCGGTCACCGCCGACGTCACCACGGAGGAGGGCGCCCGGCGGGCCGCCGAGGCGCTGCCGCGCGTGGACATCCTGGTCAACAACCTGGGCATCTTCGACTCGGCGGACCCGCTGGAGATCACCGACGACGAGTGGCGCCGCTACTTCGAGGTGAACGTGCTGGCCGCCGTACGGCTCGTCCGCCAGTACCTGCCGGGGATGAGCGGGCGCGGCTGGGGCCGGATCCAGAACATCGCGAGCGACTCCGCCGTGGTGATCCCCGCCGAGATGATCCACTACGGCATGTCCAAGACGGCGCTGCTCGCGGTGACCCGGGGCTTCGCCAAGCAGGCCGCGGGCACCGGAGTGACCGTCAACTCGGTCATCGCCGGTCCGACGCACACGGGCGGGGTCGAGGACTTCGTGTACGGGCTCGTGGACCGGGACCTGGCGTGGGACGAGGCGCAGCGGGTCTTCATGCGCGAGTACCGTCCGCAGTCTCTGATCCAGCGCCTGATCGAGCCCGAGGAGATCGCGAACATGGTGGTCTATCTCGCCTCGGACCAGGCCTCGGCGACGACGGGCGGCGCGCTGCGGGTGGACGGCGGCTACGTGGACTCGATCCTGCCCTGA
- a CDS encoding GlxA family transcriptional regulator, with protein MNPSPLRVGVLAYPGCFASEVYGVPDLLTMAGHVAAKARETAPAAYEMTVLSPRRRVRASGGWSLDVAAMRPVDVLVVPGFELSPALDLDATLAGLAPELDALRAHAAEGTALVSVCVGAFLLAEAGLLAGREATTSWLFADRFARRHPDTHLSPDRLVVTDRGITTTAAFSAMYDFALQFIREHDGPAVARSTARIALVDDARSTQAPYVDTSLVPTTGRTFSLDVKRWLDQHLDARYDLPALARTFHVSTRTLLRRFGDETGQTPLAHLQAARVRRAGHLLETTDRTVARIAADVGYRDVGAFSGLFVRHTGQRPGEYRAKFRRGSGAGAGAGSGADRPVPPARS; from the coding sequence GTGAACCCCAGCCCGCTCCGCGTCGGTGTGCTCGCCTACCCGGGCTGTTTCGCGTCCGAGGTGTACGGCGTCCCCGACCTGCTGACCATGGCGGGCCATGTCGCGGCGAAAGCCCGCGAGACGGCGCCGGCCGCCTACGAGATGACGGTGCTCTCGCCCAGGCGCCGCGTCCGCGCCTCAGGCGGCTGGTCCCTCGACGTCGCGGCAATGCGTCCGGTGGACGTCCTCGTCGTCCCCGGCTTCGAACTGTCGCCCGCCCTCGACCTCGACGCGACGCTCGCCGGACTGGCCCCGGAGCTGGACGCCCTGCGCGCACACGCCGCCGAGGGCACGGCGCTCGTGTCCGTGTGCGTCGGCGCCTTCCTCCTCGCCGAGGCCGGACTGCTCGCCGGCCGGGAGGCCACCACCTCGTGGCTGTTCGCGGACCGCTTCGCGCGCCGCCACCCCGACACCCACCTGTCTCCCGACCGCCTTGTCGTGACCGACCGGGGCATCACGACGACGGCCGCCTTCAGCGCCATGTACGACTTCGCGCTGCAGTTCATCCGCGAACACGACGGCCCCGCCGTCGCGCGCAGCACCGCCCGCATCGCACTGGTCGACGACGCCCGCTCCACCCAGGCCCCGTACGTCGACACCTCCCTCGTCCCCACCACCGGCCGCACGTTCTCCCTGGACGTCAAACGCTGGCTCGACCAGCATCTCGACGCCCGCTACGACCTGCCCGCGCTCGCCCGCACCTTCCACGTCAGCACGCGGACCCTGCTCCGCCGCTTCGGCGACGAGACGGGGCAGACACCGCTCGCCCATCTGCAGGCGGCCCGTGTGCGCCGGGCCGGACACCTGCTGGAGACGACCGACAGGACGGTGGCGAGGATCGCCGCCGACGTCGGCTACCGGGACGTCGGCGCCTTCAGCGGCCTGTTCGTCCGGCACACGGGGCAGCGGCCGGGGGAGTACCGCGCCAAGTTCCGCCGCGGGTCCGGAGCCGGCGCCGGAGCCGGGTCCGGGGCCGACCGCCCTGTGCCACCCGCCCGTTCCTGA
- a CDS encoding CGNR zinc finger domain-containing protein: protein MNHAFPCGSLPLDFVGTLRARRDAAPLEKLATPGLLDDWFVESAMFDVPPGADALDLDTAIGLREAIHSLVVARLDGESMPPADIAEVNRHAAGLPVRVHLGPDGVRRTGTVSQGLSALAREAVELLGGDDAALLRECARPECTQVYLDRSRGRRREWCAMRTCGNRVKAAAYRARRSGSPA, encoded by the coding sequence GTGAACCATGCCTTTCCCTGCGGGTCGCTCCCGCTCGACTTCGTCGGCACGCTCCGGGCGCGACGCGACGCCGCGCCCCTGGAGAAGCTGGCCACGCCCGGGCTGCTGGACGACTGGTTCGTCGAGTCCGCGATGTTCGACGTGCCGCCGGGCGCGGACGCGCTCGACCTGGACACGGCGATCGGCCTCCGGGAGGCGATCCACTCCCTCGTCGTGGCCCGGCTGGACGGCGAGTCGATGCCCCCCGCGGACATCGCCGAGGTGAACCGCCACGCCGCCGGACTCCCCGTGCGCGTGCACCTGGGCCCGGACGGCGTGCGCCGCACGGGCACCGTCTCGCAGGGCCTGTCCGCGCTCGCCCGCGAGGCCGTCGAGCTCCTCGGAGGCGACGACGCCGCCCTGTTGCGCGAGTGCGCCCGCCCCGAATGCACCCAGGTCTACCTCGACCGCTCGCGCGGCCGCCGCCGCGAATGGTGCGCGATGCGCACCTGCGGCAACCGCGTCAAGGCGGCCGCCTACCGCGCCCGCAGGAGCGGCAGCCCGGCCTGA